The Trichosurus vulpecula isolate mTriVul1 chromosome 4, mTriVul1.pri, whole genome shotgun sequence genome contains a region encoding:
- the LOC118848665 gene encoding alpha-N-acetylglucosaminidase-like, translated as MAAAAAAAVVACLLVSGAGADIAGDEAREAAAVRGLLSRLLGPRAAAGFSVAVERSLAPAPGEDTFRLSGGGGRPVQVAGSSGVAAAAGLHRYLRDFCGCHVAWSGAQLRLPEPLPAVPEPLTETTPNRYRYYQNVCTQSYSFVWWGWERWEREIDWMALNGINLALAAVGQEAVWRRVYLTLGLNETEIDEYFTGPAFLAWGRMGNLHTWGGPLPSSWHLKQSYLQYRILERMRSFGMKPVLPAFSGHVPKAFTRVFPQANVTNLGMWGHFNCSYSCSYLLAPEDPLFPVVGSLFLRELTQEFGTDHIYSADTFNEMEPPSSEPAYLAAATAAVYEAMIAVDVDAVWLLQGWLFQHQPNFWKPPQVKAVLKAVPLGCLLILDLYAESQPVYSRTDSFYGQPFIWCMLHNFGGNHGLFGALDAVNRGPSTARLFPNSTFVGTGMVPEGINQNEVVYALMAELGWRKDPLPDLGAWVAGFAAQRYGTPNSHAEAAWRLLLQSVYNCSGDLCTGHNRSPLVKRPSLHLDFSVWYNRSDVFEAWRLLLEAAPVLASSPAFRYDLLDVTRQVAQELVSLYYQELRTAFEAGAVPALLTAGGLLVFDLLPSLDELLASDERFLLGGWLEQAQKMAVSEAEAWHYERNALYQVTLWGPTGNILDYANKQLAGLVAGYYAPRWKLFVEMLVKSLVEGAPFHQSQFENEALLLGQNFVLGGEKFPIQPQGDTVDLAKKFFLKYYPRCQARAV; from the exons ATGGCGGCCGCGGCTGCGGCGGCCGTTGTGGCCTGCCTGCTCGTGAGCGGGGCGGGGGCGGACATCGCGGGGGACGAGGCCCGCGAGGCAGCGGCCGTGCGGGGTTTGCTGTCGCGGCTGCTGGGGCCCCGGGCGGCCGCGGGGTTCTCGGTGGCGGTGGAGCGCTCCCTGGCGCCGGCCCCAGGCGAGGACACGTTCCGCCTGAGCGGGGGCGGCGGGAGACCCGTGCAGGTGGCCGGCTCCAGCGGCGTGGCGGCCGCGGCCGGGCTGCACCGCTACCTGCGCGACTTCTGCGGCTGCCACGTGGCCTGGTCGGGCGCGCAGCTCCGCCTGCCCGAGCCGCTGCCCGCCGTGCCCGAGCCGCTCACAGAGACCACGCCCAATAG GTACCGCTATTACCAGAACGTGTGCACGCAGAGCTACTCCTTCGTGTGGTGGGGCTGGGAGCGCTGGGAGCGCGAGATCGACTGGATGGCCCTGAACGGTATCAACCTGGCGCTGGCCGCCGTCGGGCAGGAGGCCGTCTGGCGGAGG GTGTACTTGACTTTGGGCCTGaatgagacagagatagatgaGTACTTCACTGGCCCAGCCTTCCTGGCATGGGGGCGCATGGGCAACCTGCACACCTGGGGTGGCCCTCTACCTTCCTCCTGGCACCTTAAGCAATCTTACCTGCAG TACCGGATTCTGGAGAGGATGAGATCTTTTGGGATGAAGCCAGTGCTCCCTGCATTTTCTGGACATGTCCCCAAGGCATTTACTAG ggTGTTCCCTCAGGCCAACGTCACCAATCTGGGCATGTGGGGCCACTTCAACTGTTCTTACTCCTGCTCCTACCTCTTGGCCCCAGAAGACCCCTTGTTCCCAGTGGTGGGGAGCCTCTTCCTGAGGGAGCTGACTCAGGAGTTTGGCACTGACCACATCTATAGTGCTGATACCTTCAATGAAATGGAGCCCCCTTCCTCTGAGCCAGCCTACCTGGCTGCTGCCACAGCTGCAGTCTATGAGGCCATGATTGCAG TGGATGTTGATGCTGTGTGGCTTCTCCAGGGCTGGCTATTTCAACACCAGCCCAACTTCTGGAAACCCCCCCAGGTGAAGGCTGTGCTGAAGGCTGTGCCCCTTGGCTGCCTTCTCATCTTGGATCTGTATGCTGAGTCCCAGCCTGTCTACTCCCGCACTGACTCCTTTTATGGCCAGCCATTCATCTGGTGCATGCTGCACAATTTTGGGGGAAACCATGGGCTTTTTGGGGCATTGGATGCCGTGAACAGGGGACCCTCAACTGCCCGTCTCTTTCCCAATTCCACCTTTGTGGGTACAGGCATGGTCCCAGAAGGCATCAACCAGAATGAAGTAGTTTATGCCTTGATGGCTGAGCTGGGTTGGCGGAAGGACCCCTTGCCTGACCTAGGAGCTTGGGTAGCAGGCTTTGCAGCCCAGCGATATGGGACTCCCAACTCCCATGCAGAAGCTGCCTGGAGGCTGCTGCTACAAAGTGTCTACAACTGTTCTGGTGATTTGTGTACTGGCCACAACCGCAGCCCATTGGTGAAACGACCATCCCTTCACCTGGACTTCTCTGTCTGGTATAACAGGAGTGATGTGTTTGAGGCCTGGAGGTTGttgctggaagcagccccagtgCTGGCAAGCAGCCCTGCCTTCCGCTATGACCTGCTGGATGTCACGAGGCAGGTGGCCCAGGAGTTGGTGAGCCTGTACTATCAGGAGCTCAGGACAGCATTTGAGGCAGGAGCAGTGCCGGCCTTGCTCACTGCTGGTGGCCTGCTGGTCTTTGACCTACTGCCCTCCCTGGATGAGCTGCTGGCCAGTGATGAGAGGTTCCTTCTAGGTGGCTGGCTGGAGCAGGCCCAGAAAATGGCAGTCAGTGAGGCTGAGGCCTGGCATTATGAGCGGAATGCCCTCTACCAGGTGACCCTGTGGGGGCCCACAGGGAACATCCTCGACTATGCCAACAAACAACTGGCAGGACTGGTGGCTGGCTACTATGCTCCCCGATGGAAGCTCTTTGTGGAGATGCTGGTAAAGAGCCTGGTTGAGGGCGCCCCCTTTCACCAGAGCCAGTTTGAGAATGAAGCCTTGCTGTTGGGGCAGAACtttgtcttgggtggggagaagTTCCCCATCCAGCCTCAGGGTGACACTGTGGACTTAGCCAAGAAGTTTTTTCTCAAATATTACCCAAGGTGTCAAGCAAGAGCTGTGTGA
- the CAVIN1 gene encoding caveolae-associated protein 1, which translates to MENTPLHIIEQPLSGYPEAGDPESSPPEAPAEELSGGSEELIKSDQVNGVLVLSLLDKIIGAVDQIQLTQTQLEERQAEMEGAVQSIQGELSKLSKAHATTSNTVSKLLEKVRKVSVNVKTVRGSLQRQAGQIKKLEVNEAELLRRRNFKVMIYQDEVKLPAKLSISKSLKDSELLPEKEGDELGEGGEKPEDDATLELSSDEAVEVEEIIEESRAERIKRSGLRRVDDLKKAFSKEKMEKTKVRTRENLEKTRLKTKENLEKTRHNLEKRMNKLGTRIVTAERREKMKTSRDKLRKSFTPDHVVYARSKTAVYKVPPFTFHVKKIREGEVEVVKATEMVEVGGEEDGVEDDGGEGADLLRGSSPDIHTLLEITEESDAVLVDKSDSD; encoded by the exons ATGGAAAACACACCGCTTCATATCATCGAGCAGCCCCTCTCGGGATACCCTGAGGCTGGGGACCCAGAGTCGTCCCCGCCTGAGGCGCCCGCGGAGGAGCTGTCAGGGGGCTCCGAGGAACTGATCAAATCGGACCAAGTGAATGGAGTGCTGGTCCTGAGCCTGCTGGACAAGATCATTGGCGCTGTCGACCAGATCCAGCTGACCCAGACCCAGCTGGAGGAAAGGCAGGCGGAGATGGAAGGGGCCGTGCAGAGCATCCAGGGCGAGCTAAGCAAACTAAGCAAGGCACACGCCACCACGAGCAACACGGTGAGCAAGCTTCTGGAAAAGGTGCGCAAGGTCAGTGTCAACGTGAAGACCGTGAGGGGCAGCCTGCAGCGTCAGGCCGGCCAGATCAAGAAGCTCGAGGTCAACGAAGCGGAGCTGCTGCGGCGCCGGAACTTTAAAGTCATGATCTACCAG GATGAAGTGAAACTACCAGCCAAACTGAGCATCAGCAAGTCCCTGAAGGATTCTGAGCTGTTGCCAGAGAAGGAAGGTGATGAGCtgggtgaggggggagagaagcCTGAAGATGATGCCACCCTGGAGCTGTCCTCTGACGAGGCAGTAGAAGTTGAGGAAATCATCGAGGAGTCCAGAGCTGAGCGCATCAAGAGAAGTGGCCTTCGGCGAGTGGATGACTTAAAGAAAGCCTTCTCcaaggagaaaatggagaagacGAAGGTGCGAACCAGGGAGAACCTGGAAAAGACCCGACTGAAGACCAAAGAGAACCTGGAGAAGACAAGGCacaatctggagaagagaatgaataaGCTGGGTACAAGAATTGTGACTGCTGAACGCCGGGAGAAGATGAAGACATCCCGGGACAAGCTGCGCAAGTCCTTCACCCCTGACCATGTGGTCTATGCCCGCTCCAAGACCGCTGTCTACAAGGTGCCCCCCTTCACCTTCCATGTCAAGAAGATCCGAGAAGGTGAAGTTGAGGTTGTCAAGGCCACAGAAATGGTGGAGGTTGGAGGTGAAGAGGATGGAGTGGAAGATGATGGTGGTGAGGGTGCTGACCTCCTGAGAGGGAGCAGCCCTGACATTCACACCCTGCTGGAGATTACTGAGGAGTCAGATGCTGTGCTAGTGGACAAGAGTGATAGCGATTGA